GTGCAGTGTCTCCGGAGCCGGGCTGCGCGTTTATACGGTGCTTATTGAAACGTGCTGTTTGACGCCTACGTCCAGTGCTTCGGCAGTTCTGTCTACACAATGTTGCTGTGGAAAGGCCCCCGGCTGCCGTGTTTCGCTGCGACGTCCACGCCTGAGGCAATTTTCCTACGCGTTCTTCTCACGCGTCTGCACGTTCGCGGTTTCCATCTGCGTACGTTTGCACCGGCACGGAACGCGCGGCAGGGATTGCGCGTTCTTCGCGGCGGCTCCCTGCCGCCCACCCGGGGCTGCGGCCTCAGCAGCCCCCGCCGAGGATGGCCTCGTCCCACAGGTCCGGCTCCTCAGAGCCGGCGTTCCGGGGCGCCCGCTTCTCCCGGCCGCGCCGCCGCTCCGCCCGGGTGTGGCGCTCGCGCTCTCGGCGCTGGCGTCCGGGCGGCTCGGCCTTCCTCCGCCCCAGGCCCGCGTTCTCCTTCTGGGATCCTCCCGCCGCCTGGCGCTGCCTCTTGGGTTCAGCTCTCGCCTCCCGGCCGGCGGCTTCTCCGTGGGCCTCCTCCCGGGCCCTTCGGCCTCCTGCGTGATGGCCGCGGCTCTCCGGGCCGGGCCGTCCGGTGCCCCCCgcgcctcctgctcctgctccggcGGCGCGGCCCGCGGGCTCTACCTGCCCACGTGGGCTCGGCAGCCAGGTGCTTTGGAAGGGCCGCAGGCATCTCTGCCCAGAGCCGTTTAGGAATCCCAGTCTTTGTCTGGGGTGACCAGCGTCAGGCCAGGCGGGAACCTGACCTTCTGTGGGCCTCAGCCTTTCGTGGGAAGCTGGGAACCTGGGGGGACCCCAGGGGAAGAGGCCCGGGGGCGTGGGGCCCATGCGGCCTCTTCCTCGGGGAGCCGAGTGCTCCGTCACCTTTCTGAAGTAGATCTTTGGTTGTAAGCCTCTGGCTTTCTGCTTTCTAATATAAGCCTCAAGTTCGTGTTGGAAAGAGTCGCAGGTCTCGGCGTCTTCCATGACCTTGTCCATGGATGAAGCTGCGctggggaaggtgggagggaaccTCCTGTCGAATGTATTATTTTGTATGGATGTTTTCTTTGTCCTAAAGAAAGATCAGAATGAAATTTTTAGGAGACGTTAAATTATGCCATATACTGGGAATACGACGTAGTCAtgttgaaaatatgtattttttgatGTAGACTGAGAATTGAGAAATATAATGGAATAacaaaaatgagttttaaaactCAGCGttggggccggcacggtggctcactaggctaatcctctgcctgcgaccctggcaccctgggttctagtcccggttggggcgctggattctgtcctggttgcccctcttccagtccagctctctgctgtggcctgggagtgcagtggaggatggcccaagtgcttgggccctgcaccccatgggagaccaggagaagcacctggctcctggcttcagatcagcgcagcgcagcagctgtagt
The window above is part of the Lepus europaeus isolate LE1 chromosome 13, mLepTim1.pri, whole genome shotgun sequence genome. Proteins encoded here:
- the LOC133772385 gene encoding lysine-rich coiled-coil protein 1-like, whose product is MDKVMEDAETCDSFQHELEAYIRKQKARGLQPKIYFRKVTEHSAPRGRGRMGPTPPGLFPWGPPRFPASHERLRPTEGQVPAWPDAGHPRQRLGFLNGSGQRCLRPFQSTWLPSPRGQVEPAGRAAGAGAGGAGGTGRPGPESRGHHAGGRRAREEAHGEAAGREARAEPKRQRQAAGGSQKENAGLGRRKAEPPGRQRRERERHTRAERRRGREKRAPRNAGSEEPDLWDEAILGGGC